The DNA segment GCTGCATGCCAGGTGCCGACCAAGCCGGACGATGCTGTCAAGATGTTCCGCTCCTCTTGCCGGCTGGTAATAAATGGCGGACAGAGAGTTAAAGAGTCGGGTAATTTTACGGAAAAATCAATGGACAGATTTGTCGCCTTGTGCCCCGAAGACGATTCGGCATAAAGAAAAGGCAGCAAAGCTCCATCGTCGATGCCGCTGACGATAAGATTTTTTTTGTCGGACATGGAAATTTCTTGCAGCAAAGTGCTGATCGATGCCGCTACCTGTGAGGCATCGAGGCATTGCCGGGTTCCCGCTGAACGACCTTTAAAAACACGTTCCGTATCGATAACTGCCACTTGAACCCGGAGTCGCGCAATCCGTTCAGCCAGTTCGGCTGGAGGATATTTCTTTGGATCAGCAAAAACTAAAACCTGTTGGCGATTGCCAAAAAGAGGGTAGGCAATAGAGACGGGACCGAAACTGTCGGTAGCAATATTTGTATGCCAAACCAGTCCGTTTTTATGATAAGCAAACCACAACTCCATGGCTAAAAAGCTCATCACAGCACAGGTTATCGCCATTTTTTTCAAGGTCAGAAAAAGACTCCCCGAAAGAGATACGCGGACAAAGCAGCACCCAGGGCGGCAACCACCAGACTCGTCAAGGCGCTGAGATTGACAAAGTAACCGCTTGGTATCTCGACGGGCTGGAGTGTCTGCAGCACTTTCCTGTACTGCAGGACTGCGGCTGTAGAAGAGAGTACCCCGAGGATAATAAAGGAAAGACCAATCCAGAAGGAAAGCCCCCTCTGCACCGACTCACTGTGTTGCGGCAGCAACATGTGGACAAACAAGCCGAATCTCTCTACCACAAAACCAAAAGCCATGAGGGTCAAAGAGGTTCGAGTCCAAGCCAACAGTGTTCGTTCTGCTGCAAAGAAAACTCTTGGGTCATTGAGGTCAGACATTTTCAGTGATTCACGAATGAGTTGAAAAATTATGCAGGTACGATGTTCTCCGTGCTTTTCAATGATTACAACGTATCGAGTAGTATATTGAAAATCAAGGCGATAATTTGATGAGATGTTGCAGGATAGGAGATCGGGTATGAAAAAAAGTGGCAAAAGCACTGGTCAGATGCTGCGAGGTGGCGTGTAGTATTGACAAACACATGGGATATCCTATTATCTGAGAATAAATGTTAATTGCCTTCTTGGAGCACAACAACCATGCAGATAACCAATATGAGCAACCCAGCACCATCAAGCGGTGTATCCATTCTTAAATCAGCAAATGAGCAACCAAAGCTTGCTGGT comes from the Desulforhopalus sp. genome and includes:
- a CDS encoding DUF202 domain-containing protein; this encodes MSDLNDPRVFFAAERTLLAWTRTSLTLMAFGFVVERFGLFVHMLLPQHSESVQRGLSFWIGLSFIILGVLSSTAAVLQYRKVLQTLQPVEIPSGYFVNLSALTSLVVAALGAALSAYLFRGVFF